From Apium graveolens cultivar Ventura chromosome 9, ASM990537v1, whole genome shotgun sequence, the proteins below share one genomic window:
- the LOC141685750 gene encoding uncharacterized protein LOC141685750 has product MKLDFPTTNNEAEYEALIVGLGLAGTLRVKNLKVCGDSKLVVSQVKGEFEARDETMAKYMRLVRAVMTQFDECHVEHISREENTKADALYKFASSKIEESSGSVYFRILKIRSIDVKLVAHIGMGTSWIDPIKANLQTGWLPSDVVEARKLSMRALRYSLIDEILYKRCSVVPYVRCLRPDEARLALEEVQEGICGQHLGAGP; this is encoded by the coding sequence atgaagttagatttcccaaccacaaataatgaagctGAATATGAAGCTCTAATAGTTGGTCTTGGCCTAGCAGGAACGTTGAGAGTCAAAAACTTGAAAGTATGTGGGGACTCGAAGCTGGTGGTATCCCAGGttaagggagagtttgaggcaagggatgaaaCCATGGCAAAATATATGCGCCTAGTAAGGGCCGTGATGACTCagtttgatgaatgccatgttgagcacatttcAAGAGAGGAAAATACTAAGGCCGATGCCTTGTACAAATTTGCCTCATCAAAAATAGAAGAAAGCTCTGGAAGCGTATACTTCCGCATTTTGAAAATAagaagcattgatgttaagcttgttgCCCATATAGGgatggggacatcatggattgatcctattaAGGCGAATCTGCAAACCGGGTGGCTTCCTAGTGATGTTGTGGAAGCAAGAAAGTTGTCTATGAGAGCCTTAAGGTATTCTCTGATTGATGAGATTCTTTATAAAAGGTGTTCTGTAGTTCCTTATGTAAGATGTCTCAGGCCGGATGAGGCTCGACTTGCTTTAGAGGAAGTACAAGAGGGTATATGTGgccaacacttgggggcagggccttag